One part of the Streptomyces ferrugineus genome encodes these proteins:
- a CDS encoding acyl-CoA dehydrogenase family protein, translated as MEFGFTAEDEAFRLEARGWLARHVEGEQDRRTWERTLGKAGWIGLGWGAGGYGNRTATLTQQVVWAEEYARSGAPSRSGHIGENLLAPTLLAQGSEEQKARFLPPIAVGEELWCQGYSEPGAGSDLAGVRTKAERASDGTYRITGQKIWTSLAHEADWCFVLARTEAESRRHHGLSFLLVAMDQPGRVEVRPIRQLTGTSDFNEVFFDGAHARAEHVVGGEGAGWKVAMSLLGFERGVSTLAQQIGFAGELGRVVEAAVRSGAVRDPVVRERLVRQWAELRVMRWNALRTLGGSAGAGGAGAPSVSKLLWGGWHQRLGELAMQVRGAGASVGPREWAPSSPYELDALQHLFLFSRADTIYGGSDQVQRTIIAERVLGLPREPKGVV; from the coding sequence GTGGAATTTGGTTTCACCGCTGAGGACGAGGCATTCCGGCTGGAAGCTCGCGGGTGGCTCGCCAGGCATGTCGAGGGCGAGCAGGACCGTCGTACCTGGGAACGGACCCTTGGGAAAGCCGGCTGGATCGGGCTCGGGTGGGGTGCGGGTGGGTACGGGAACCGGACCGCCACGCTCACCCAGCAGGTGGTGTGGGCCGAGGAGTACGCGCGTTCGGGGGCGCCGTCGCGGTCGGGGCACATCGGGGAGAACCTGCTGGCGCCGACCCTGCTCGCGCAGGGGAGCGAGGAACAGAAGGCGCGGTTCCTGCCGCCGATAGCCGTCGGTGAGGAGCTGTGGTGTCAGGGATACAGCGAGCCCGGGGCGGGGTCGGATCTCGCGGGGGTGCGCACCAAGGCCGAGCGCGCTTCCGACGGGACGTACCGGATCACCGGACAGAAGATCTGGACCTCCCTCGCGCATGAGGCCGACTGGTGCTTCGTGCTGGCCCGCACCGAGGCGGAGTCGCGTCGCCATCACGGCCTGAGCTTCCTGCTCGTTGCGATGGATCAGCCGGGGCGTGTCGAGGTGCGGCCGATTCGGCAGCTGACCGGGACCAGCGACTTCAACGAGGTGTTCTTCGACGGCGCGCACGCCCGCGCGGAGCATGTCGTCGGGGGTGAGGGCGCGGGGTGGAAGGTCGCGATGAGTCTGCTCGGGTTCGAGCGGGGGGTGTCGACCCTCGCCCAGCAGATCGGGTTCGCGGGGGAGTTGGGGCGGGTCGTGGAGGCCGCGGTGCGGTCCGGTGCCGTGCGGGATCCGGTCGTACGGGAGCGGCTGGTGCGGCAGTGGGCCGAGTTGCGGGTGATGCGGTGGAACGCCCTGCGGACCCTGGGGGGTTCGGCGGGCGCGGGAGGTGCGGGAGCGCCCAGCGTTTCCAAGCTGCTGTGGGGTGGCTGGCATCAGCGGCTCGGGGAGCTGGCGATGCAGGTGCGGGGCGCCGGGGCGAGCGTGGGGCCGCGGGAGTGGGCGCCCTCGTCGCCGTATGAACTCGACGCCCTGCAGCATCTGTTCCTCTTCTCCCGCGCCGACACGATCTACGGGGGTTCGGACCAGGTTCAGCGCACGATCATCGCCGAGCGGGTGCTCGGCCTGCCCAGGGAGCCCAAGGGGGTCGTCTGA
- a CDS encoding Zn-dependent alcohol dehydrogenase → MRAVMYDGKRVEVVDDLEVRDPGPGEVLVAISAAGLCHSDLSVVDGTIPFPVPVVLGHEGAGVVEAVGVGVTHVGPGDHVALSTLANCGVCAECDRGRPTMCRQAIGRPGRPFRRGEREVFQFASNSAFAERTVVKAVQAVRIPRDIPLSSAALIGCGVLTGVGAVLNRARVDRGDRVVVIGAGGIGLNVIQGARIAGALRIVAVDANPAKEAVARQFGATDFLTSVEGVRELLPTGADHAFECVGRVELIRAAVDLLDRHGQAVLLGVPAATAEASFLVSSMYLDKSILGCRYGSSRPQRDIALYAELYRAGRLLLDELVTQTYPVEDFEKAVADAEAGKVARGVLMF, encoded by the coding sequence ATGCGCGCGGTGATGTACGACGGCAAGCGGGTCGAGGTCGTGGACGATCTGGAGGTGCGGGACCCGGGGCCGGGTGAGGTGCTGGTGGCCATCTCGGCGGCCGGGTTGTGTCACAGCGATCTGTCCGTGGTGGACGGGACCATACCCTTCCCCGTTCCTGTGGTGCTGGGCCATGAGGGCGCGGGCGTGGTGGAGGCGGTGGGTGTGGGTGTCACCCATGTCGGGCCCGGGGACCATGTGGCTCTGTCCACGCTGGCCAACTGTGGTGTGTGTGCCGAATGCGACCGTGGGCGGCCGACCATGTGCCGGCAGGCCATAGGGCGGCCGGGGCGGCCGTTCCGGCGGGGTGAGCGGGAGGTGTTCCAGTTCGCCTCCAATTCCGCCTTCGCGGAGCGGACCGTGGTGAAGGCCGTGCAGGCGGTTCGGATTCCGAGGGACATTCCGCTGTCGTCCGCCGCGCTGATCGGTTGCGGGGTGCTCACGGGTGTGGGCGCCGTGCTGAACCGGGCGCGGGTCGACCGCGGGGACCGGGTGGTCGTGATCGGCGCCGGCGGGATCGGGCTCAACGTCATCCAGGGGGCCCGGATCGCGGGGGCGCTGCGGATCGTGGCGGTGGACGCCAATCCGGCGAAGGAGGCGGTGGCACGGCAGTTCGGGGCGACGGACTTCCTGACGTCGGTGGAGGGGGTGCGGGAACTGCTGCCGACGGGGGCGGACCATGCCTTCGAGTGCGTGGGGCGGGTCGAGCTGATCCGGGCCGCCGTCGATCTGCTCGACCGGCATGGGCAGGCCGTACTGCTCGGGGTGCCGGCGGCCACGGCCGAGGCGTCCTTCCTCGTCTCCTCCATGTACCTGGACAAGTCGATCCTGGGCTGCCGGTACGGGTCGTCGAGGCCGCAGCGGGACATCGCGCTGTACGCCGAGCTGTATCGGGCCGGGCGGCTGCTGCTGGACGAGCTCGTGACCCAGACGTATCCGGTGGAGGACTTCGAGAAGGCGGTGGCGGACGCGGAGGCGGGAAAGGTGGCGCGGGGGGTGTTGATGTTCTGA
- a CDS encoding alpha/beta fold hydrolase — protein sequence MDHEAVFHAAYDAVLRRWPVDVHSVDVPSPYGTTRVQICGREDGAPVVLLPGGGATSVVWFANVKDLAAAHRVYAVDLIGDIGRSVHDGAPLRGADDLVAWLDTLFAELGLDGAHLCGHSYGAWIALNYALHAPQRLGRLALLDPTNCFTGMRPRYLVHGLPTLLRPTAERIQAFHRWETGSDPEDPAWRTFLDSTAGARRSKVVAMRRPKARDLRACTVPALVLLAGRSRAHDARRAAAAARRLLPEAGVVTLPDASHHSLPTERPAELNRLLAEFLA from the coding sequence ATGGATCACGAGGCGGTCTTCCACGCGGCGTACGACGCCGTCCTGCGACGCTGGCCCGTCGACGTGCACAGCGTCGACGTTCCGTCCCCGTACGGCACCACCCGCGTCCAGATCTGCGGCCGGGAGGACGGCGCACCGGTCGTGCTGCTGCCCGGGGGCGGGGCGACCTCGGTGGTCTGGTTCGCCAACGTCAAGGACCTGGCCGCCGCCCATCGGGTCTACGCAGTCGACCTGATCGGCGACATCGGCCGCAGCGTGCACGACGGGGCGCCGCTGCGGGGCGCCGACGACCTGGTGGCATGGCTCGACACGCTCTTCGCCGAGCTCGGCCTCGACGGGGCGCACCTGTGCGGGCACTCCTACGGCGCCTGGATCGCCCTGAACTACGCGCTGCACGCGCCCCAACGGCTCGGCAGGCTCGCGCTGCTCGACCCGACCAACTGCTTCACCGGCATGCGCCCGCGCTACCTCGTGCACGGGCTGCCGACCCTCCTGCGGCCCACCGCCGAGCGCATCCAGGCCTTCCACCGGTGGGAGACCGGCAGCGACCCCGAGGACCCGGCGTGGCGGACGTTCCTGGACAGCACCGCCGGAGCCCGGCGGTCGAAGGTCGTCGCCATGCGCCGCCCCAAGGCCCGGGACTTGAGGGCCTGCACCGTCCCGGCCCTGGTGCTCCTGGCCGGACGCAGCCGGGCTCACGACGCGCGGCGGGCGGCAGCCGCAGCGCGCCGGCTCCTGCCCGAGGCGGGCGTCGTCACTCTGCCCGACGCCTCTCACCACTCCCTCCCCACCGAGCGACCTGCCGAACTCAACCGCCTGTTGGCGGAGTTCCTGGCGTAG
- a CDS encoding MarR family transcriptional regulator: MDDQDPGLQLVHLLRAVTVELDLFAAEFAARNGLHSTDVRALIHLLDARRESVDATPGWLGAQLGVNSASTTALVDRLERLGLVRRERDTRDRRRVLLVVRDEAVTLGWSFFGPLIEEMVAEMRSFDEGELATVRRFLVAMRDVSEARRRVQRGGSGRAAGDGAGGSGGR, from the coding sequence ATGGATGACCAGGACCCCGGACTCCAACTGGTCCATCTGCTGCGGGCCGTCACCGTGGAACTGGACCTCTTCGCCGCCGAGTTCGCCGCCCGCAACGGCCTTCACTCCACGGACGTGCGCGCCCTGATCCACCTCCTGGACGCCCGCCGGGAGAGCGTGGACGCCACTCCTGGATGGCTCGGAGCGCAGTTGGGCGTGAACTCGGCGTCGACCACGGCCTTGGTGGACCGTCTGGAGCGGCTGGGGCTGGTGCGCCGGGAACGGGACACCCGCGACCGCCGCCGGGTGCTGCTGGTCGTACGGGACGAGGCCGTCACCCTGGGCTGGTCGTTCTTCGGGCCGCTGATCGAGGAGATGGTCGCCGAGATGCGGTCCTTCGACGAGGGGGAGCTGGCCACGGTGCGGCGATTTCTGGTGGCGATGCGCGATGTGTCCGAGGCGCGGCGCCGGGTTCAGCGAGGCGGCTCCGGCCGGGCGGCGGGTGACGGGGCCGGCGGCTCAGGGGGGCGCTGA
- a CDS encoding GlxA family transcriptional regulator, with amino-acid sequence MSSESEPRPSSDLRPHRVVVLALDGLLPFELGIPHRIFGRPKDARGRHLYEVVTCSIRPPGPVRTDADFAIQVEHGPEALATADTVIVPASYELGPVFEEGVLTAELAAALAHIRPGTRLASICTGVYVLAAAGRLDGRPATTHWADAERFQRLFPRVEVDADVLFIDDGDVLTSAGVAAGIDLCLHMVRRDHGTAIANDVARRTVVPPHRDGGQAQYIHRPVPDPQQSSTTNARAWALGRLHEPIQLRDMADQEAMSVRTFTRRFREEAGISPGQWLTQQRVERARHLLESTDLSVDQVARDAGFGTAQSMRQHLQAALGVTPTAYRRTFRRSAGVRAA; translated from the coding sequence ATGAGCAGTGAGTCGGAGCCCCGTCCGTCCTCGGACCTTCGCCCGCACCGCGTCGTCGTCCTCGCCCTCGACGGCCTCCTCCCCTTCGAGCTGGGCATCCCGCACCGGATCTTCGGCCGCCCCAAGGACGCGCGGGGCCGGCACCTGTACGAGGTCGTCACCTGCTCGATCCGGCCGCCGGGCCCGGTGCGGACCGACGCGGACTTCGCCATCCAGGTCGAGCACGGCCCCGAGGCGCTGGCCACCGCCGACACCGTGATCGTCCCGGCGTCGTACGAGCTGGGCCCGGTCTTCGAGGAGGGCGTCCTGACCGCCGAGCTGGCCGCCGCGCTCGCCCACATCCGCCCCGGCACCCGGCTCGCCTCCATCTGCACCGGCGTCTACGTCCTCGCCGCGGCCGGCCGGCTCGACGGGCGCCCGGCGACCACGCACTGGGCCGACGCCGAGCGCTTCCAGCGGCTGTTCCCGCGGGTCGAGGTCGACGCGGATGTCCTCTTCATCGACGACGGTGACGTGCTGACCTCGGCCGGCGTCGCCGCCGGCATCGACCTGTGCCTGCACATGGTGCGCCGCGACCACGGCACGGCGATCGCCAACGACGTGGCCCGCCGCACGGTCGTCCCGCCGCACCGGGACGGCGGCCAGGCGCAGTACATCCACCGCCCCGTCCCCGACCCCCAGCAGTCGTCCACGACCAACGCCCGCGCCTGGGCCCTGGGCCGCCTCCACGAGCCCATCCAACTGCGCGACATGGCCGACCAGGAGGCCATGTCGGTACGCACTTTCACCCGCCGCTTCCGCGAGGAGGCCGGCATCAGCCCCGGCCAGTGGCTCACCCAGCAACGCGTCGAACGAGCCCGCCACCTCCTGGAGTCCACCGACCTCTCGGTCGACCAGGTGGCCAGGGACGCGGGCTTCGGTACGGCCCAGTCGATGCGACAGCATCTGCAGGCGGCCCTGGGCGTGACGCCGACGGCGTACCGGCGCACCTTCCGCCGTTCGGCGGGGGTTCGGGCCGCTTAG
- a CDS encoding helix-turn-helix domain-containing protein: protein MFQIEGTNYMTVRETARRLGVHPGTVRNWRSDGVEPIEGVKLGASVLYRQADVEKLAEERAK, encoded by the coding sequence GTGTTCCAGATCGAGGGCACCAACTACATGACCGTTCGGGAGACGGCACGCCGCCTCGGAGTCCACCCCGGCACGGTCCGCAACTGGCGCTCGGATGGCGTCGAGCCGATCGAGGGCGTGAAGCTCGGCGCCTCGGTGCTCTACCGACAGGCGGACGTCGAGAAGCTAGCTGAGGAGCGTGCCAAGTGA
- a CDS encoding DUF6879 family protein gives MLLDGDEWRATLRGFQSEAWRLETLPQYLVPQESEELEAFRAGKRIDPHAYSSAYTEDLKRIRGEGKRKGRVHIVTRPLSEYLQFEFSRYYAPHVLAGEDVRILDVTDRENPLPEVRDFWMFDRSTVVLMHYEDDGTQISRELYEGEPADYIEYQRIAVAESVPFLEYVKG, from the coding sequence GTGCTCTTGGATGGTGACGAGTGGCGGGCGACGCTCCGAGGATTCCAGTCCGAGGCGTGGCGACTGGAGACCCTTCCGCAGTACCTCGTACCGCAGGAGTCCGAAGAGCTCGAAGCCTTCCGGGCCGGTAAGCGAATCGACCCGCACGCCTACTCGTCCGCATACACGGAAGACCTGAAGCGGATACGCGGTGAGGGGAAGCGTAAGGGGCGAGTACACATCGTGACTCGGCCGCTCTCCGAGTATCTGCAATTCGAGTTCTCTCGGTATTACGCCCCTCACGTACTCGCCGGGGAAGACGTCCGAATTCTCGACGTGACCGACCGAGAGAATCCCTTGCCGGAAGTCCGGGACTTCTGGATGTTCGACCGCTCGACGGTCGTTCTCATGCACTACGAGGACGACGGAACGCAGATCAGCCGCGAACTGTACGAAGGCGAGCCGGCCGACTACATCGAGTACCAACGAATTGCCGTTGCCGAGTCGGTTCCATTCTTGGAGTACGTGAAGGGGTGA
- a CDS encoding helix-turn-helix domain-containing protein, with protein MTFEAEQLGESGPELASLLRELRKRAGLSGDRLAARCNMSQSKVSRIENGRTRPSLVDVEAILRALDAPPELVAEVSALARLANTEWRNLRELRRKGLGTRQAELKGLEASSAHMRYFLLSMVTGLLATPEYVRASLAHSPADTSKAVAGKLERQAVLYDASKQFTFLLTEQAIRWPVVSPLPLAEQMDRLGSLSYLPNVRIGVIPVGAVTPRVPLNTFTIYDASLVTIETSAGSLVLRDGRDVQTYLKEFAGYEECALFGEELRARLAEWSAACRA; from the coding sequence GTGACGTTCGAAGCTGAGCAGCTTGGCGAGTCCGGCCCGGAACTTGCTTCGCTGCTCCGAGAATTGCGCAAGCGAGCCGGTCTCTCAGGGGATCGGCTCGCCGCGCGCTGCAACATGTCTCAGTCCAAGGTAAGCCGGATTGAGAACGGCCGCACACGGCCGTCTCTGGTCGATGTAGAGGCGATCCTGAGAGCCTTGGACGCCCCGCCCGAACTCGTCGCCGAAGTCTCCGCGCTCGCCCGTCTGGCGAACACTGAATGGCGGAACCTTCGAGAGCTACGGCGTAAGGGACTAGGGACGCGACAGGCCGAGTTGAAGGGTCTCGAAGCGTCCTCGGCGCACATGCGCTACTTCCTGCTCTCGATGGTTACCGGCCTACTCGCTACACCGGAGTACGTACGGGCCAGCCTCGCTCACTCACCGGCCGATACGAGCAAGGCAGTGGCAGGGAAGTTGGAACGGCAAGCCGTTCTCTACGACGCTTCGAAACAGTTCACATTCCTTCTGACCGAGCAGGCGATTCGTTGGCCGGTAGTTTCGCCGTTGCCTCTGGCCGAGCAGATGGACCGATTGGGCTCCCTGTCCTACCTGCCGAATGTGCGCATCGGCGTGATTCCCGTGGGGGCAGTAACGCCCAGAGTTCCGCTGAATACCTTCACGATCTACGACGCTTCCTTGGTCACCATCGAGACTTCGGCGGGGAGTCTGGTACTGCGTGACGGCCGAGACGTTCAGACCTACCTGAAGGAATTCGCGGGATACGAGGAATGCGCATTGTTCGGGGAGGAACTTCGGGCGAGGCTCGCCGAGTGGTCGGCCGCCTGCCGTGCATGA
- a CDS encoding DUF7848 domain-containing protein produces MRYVKHRITQQPDSDVTFEAGCLTCEWKATPSEDGAAVDIECMSHTGRTGHATFRRLCTSLALVERAE; encoded by the coding sequence ATGCGGTACGTGAAGCACCGGATCACACAGCAGCCAGACTCTGACGTCACCTTTGAGGCCGGTTGCCTGACGTGCGAGTGGAAGGCGACCCCTTCAGAGGACGGGGCGGCGGTCGACATCGAGTGCATGAGCCACACCGGCCGGACAGGGCACGCGACATTCCGGCGCTTGTGCACGTCGCTCGCTCTCGTCGAGCGAGCCGAGTAA
- a CDS encoding recombinase family protein: MNVTIYVRLSLDQHGDELGVQRQTDECKAFAESRGWTVREVIADNDISATSGKVRPGFERLLASKPEAILCWHTDRLIRKTEDLERVIDLGVNVHAIHAGHLDLSTPAGRATARTVTAWATYEGEQKALRQMASNLQAAKNGTPHKAGIRPFGYADDYVTVIEAEADAIRKGAEMVLQGETLAAVGRYWTGLGLLAPRSSSGKAKGEAERWSTGGVKKVLVSPRYIAQATYRGEIVGEGQWPAILDEATHYALVSALTNPKRFTGGARTGNAPQTLLAGLATCSKCGEAVRGGMYRGTPVYRCGQKHVRVPRELADKRAGNAVLARLVFPDFLSSILAARQEQGDDSAHLHAEAQTLRERLDGLAVAYASGAITLSQMTAGTEAIRARLDEIDEKLSGVTGLPPIDPVKGVAALIEDWPGTPLPVRRAWVKFVLSVEMHPNGFKKAKNMTVDDYMTVSWNHTADDEE; the protein is encoded by the coding sequence GTGAACGTCACCATCTACGTACGGCTCAGCCTCGATCAGCACGGCGACGAGTTGGGCGTTCAGCGACAGACGGACGAGTGCAAGGCGTTCGCCGAGTCGCGAGGGTGGACCGTACGGGAGGTCATCGCAGACAACGACATCAGCGCCACCTCGGGCAAGGTGCGTCCGGGGTTCGAGCGGCTGTTGGCGTCCAAGCCGGAAGCGATCCTCTGTTGGCACACTGACCGGCTCATCCGTAAGACCGAGGATCTTGAACGGGTCATCGACCTGGGCGTGAACGTCCACGCGATCCACGCCGGACACCTGGACCTGTCCACCCCTGCCGGTAGGGCCACGGCCCGAACGGTCACGGCGTGGGCGACGTACGAAGGCGAGCAGAAGGCGCTACGGCAGATGGCGAGCAACCTTCAGGCGGCGAAGAACGGCACCCCTCACAAGGCAGGCATCCGCCCCTTCGGATACGCCGACGACTACGTGACCGTGATCGAGGCCGAGGCGGACGCGATCCGCAAGGGTGCCGAGATGGTTCTTCAGGGCGAGACCCTGGCCGCCGTGGGTAGGTACTGGACTGGCCTTGGTCTGCTCGCTCCCCGCTCCTCTTCCGGCAAGGCGAAGGGAGAGGCGGAGAGGTGGAGCACTGGCGGAGTGAAGAAGGTACTCGTCTCTCCCCGGTACATCGCTCAGGCCACCTACCGGGGCGAGATCGTGGGCGAGGGTCAGTGGCCCGCCATCCTGGACGAGGCGACGCACTACGCCCTCGTATCGGCACTGACCAACCCCAAGAGGTTCACGGGTGGCGCCCGTACCGGCAACGCCCCTCAGACCCTCCTCGCCGGTCTGGCCACCTGCTCGAAGTGCGGGGAGGCCGTGCGGGGCGGCATGTACCGAGGCACCCCGGTCTACCGGTGCGGACAGAAGCATGTGCGGGTACCGCGAGAGCTGGCCGACAAGCGGGCCGGTAACGCCGTTCTTGCCCGGCTCGTCTTCCCCGACTTCCTGTCCTCGATCCTCGCCGCCCGACAGGAGCAGGGCGACGACTCGGCCCACCTTCACGCCGAGGCTCAGACGCTCCGCGAACGGCTCGACGGCTTGGCCGTGGCCTACGCCTCGGGAGCCATCACCCTCTCGCAGATGACGGCCGGTACCGAGGCGATCCGGGCCCGGCTCGACGAGATCGACGAGAAGCTGTCCGGGGTCACTGGCCTGCCTCCGATCGACCCCGTGAAGGGCGTTGCTGCCCTGATTGAAGACTGGCCGGGCACTCCGCTTCCCGTCCGCCGAGCGTGGGTGAAGTTCGTACTCTCCGTCGAGATGCACCCCAACGGCTTCAAGAAGGCGAAGAACATGACCGTGGACGACTACATGACCGTGAGTTGGAACCACACCGCAGACGACGAAGAGTGA
- a CDS encoding MFS transporter: MCQVSSVIGCLLSSAPEAHHSFGWSRGTIGAAVSVNLALYGLTAPFAAALMDRFGIRRVVAVALSVIALGSGLTYWMTAAWQLLLCWGLLVGLGTGSMALAFAATVTNRWFTERRGLVTGILTAASASGQLIFLPVLSWMVEEHSWRPAAITVALAALAVVPFVWLLLRDHPADVGLKPYGAQEFVPKPPPARGAARRAVTVLFSAARTGPFWLLAGTFAICGASTNGLIQTHFVPAAHDHHMPITTAASLLAVIGVFDVVGTIASGWLTDRFEPRRLLAVYYALRGISLLFLPMLLAPSVRPPMLFFIVFYGLDWVATVPPTVALCREQYGDDSAIVFGWVLASHQVGAALVAFLGGVARDVFGAYDVVWYASGALCAAAALMSLVIRRRTAPALAVS; this comes from the coding sequence TTGTGCCAGGTGAGCTCGGTCATTGGGTGCCTCCTCAGTAGTGCCCCAGAGGCTCACCACTCGTTCGGCTGGTCGCGCGGCACGATCGGCGCCGCCGTCTCCGTCAACCTCGCCCTGTACGGCCTCACGGCCCCCTTCGCCGCCGCCCTGATGGACCGCTTCGGCATCCGGCGGGTGGTCGCCGTCGCGCTGAGCGTGATCGCGCTCGGCTCGGGACTGACGTACTGGATGACGGCGGCCTGGCAACTGCTGCTGTGCTGGGGCCTGCTGGTGGGCCTCGGCACCGGATCCATGGCGCTGGCCTTCGCCGCGACCGTCACCAACCGCTGGTTCACCGAGCGCCGCGGCCTGGTCACCGGCATCCTCACCGCCGCCTCGGCCTCCGGCCAGCTCATCTTCCTGCCGGTGCTGTCCTGGATGGTCGAGGAGCACAGCTGGCGCCCGGCCGCCATCACGGTCGCCCTCGCCGCCCTCGCGGTCGTCCCCTTCGTCTGGCTGCTGCTGCGCGACCACCCGGCCGACGTGGGCCTGAAACCGTACGGCGCGCAGGAGTTCGTACCGAAGCCGCCGCCCGCGCGCGGCGCCGCCCGCCGGGCCGTCACCGTCCTGTTCTCGGCGGCCCGCACCGGCCCCTTCTGGCTGCTGGCCGGCACCTTCGCGATCTGCGGCGCCTCCACCAACGGCCTCATCCAGACCCACTTCGTGCCCGCCGCCCACGACCACCACATGCCCATCACCACCGCCGCCTCACTGCTCGCGGTCATCGGCGTGTTCGACGTCGTCGGCACCATCGCCTCCGGCTGGCTCACCGACCGTTTCGAGCCGCGCCGCCTGCTCGCCGTCTACTACGCCCTGCGCGGCATCTCTCTCCTCTTCCTGCCGATGCTGCTCGCCCCGTCGGTCCGCCCGCCGATGCTGTTCTTCATCGTCTTCTACGGCCTCGACTGGGTCGCCACCGTCCCGCCCACCGTCGCCCTGTGCCGTGAGCAGTACGGCGACGACAGCGCGATCGTCTTCGGCTGGGTCCTCGCCTCCCATCAGGTCGGCGCCGCGCTGGTGGCCTTCCTCGGCGGAGTCGCGCGGGACGTCTTCGGCGCGTACGACGTGGTCTGGTACGCGTCGGGTGCGCTGTGCGCGGCGGCGGCGCTGATGTCGCTGGTGATCCGGCGGCGTACGGCGCCCGCACTGGCCGTGTCCTGA
- a CDS encoding translation initiation factor IF-2 encodes MRRLLLLAPLLLFTVGCGVVESTEDEATDTAREVARKAGERLYGQRPRTAEEVGRSASGIDGVEVLRMTGTSTHDGDGVDVVVRTSGLAYDGWLDPEEVVVRRCFALRVSPKSEWRADPRDVDCPDSPPLTFAPPPEPPRLPYEELRARLPRVPEGGRVDEAEVRRTLAALDLHPAIRTEVKADGGRVGVLLLVKGNGFDPQDCLLARVDPGATEVWVPPRIHRMPGEGGCTVGNALDPKPSPH; translated from the coding sequence ATGCGCCGACTGCTGCTGCTCGCCCCGCTGTTGCTGTTCACCGTCGGCTGCGGAGTGGTGGAGTCCACCGAGGACGAGGCGACGGACACCGCACGGGAGGTGGCCAGGAAGGCGGGCGAGCGGCTCTACGGCCAGCGTCCGCGCACGGCGGAGGAGGTCGGGCGCTCCGCTTCCGGGATCGACGGGGTGGAGGTACTGCGGATGACGGGTACCTCGACACACGACGGGGACGGCGTCGACGTGGTCGTCCGCACGTCCGGCTTGGCCTACGACGGATGGCTCGACCCTGAAGAGGTCGTCGTGCGGCGCTGTTTCGCGCTGCGGGTGTCGCCCAAGTCGGAGTGGCGTGCGGATCCCCGTGACGTGGACTGCCCGGACAGCCCTCCGCTGACCTTCGCCCCGCCACCCGAACCGCCCCGGCTGCCGTACGAGGAGCTCCGCGCGAGACTTCCCCGGGTGCCGGAGGGCGGCCGGGTGGACGAGGCCGAGGTGCGCCGTACGCTCGCCGCCCTGGACCTGCATCCGGCGATCCGAACCGAGGTGAAGGCGGACGGCGGACGGGTCGGCGTTCTCCTGTTGGTCAAGGGCAACGGCTTCGACCCGCAGGACTGCCTTCTCGCCCGCGTGGACCCCGGCGCCACCGAGGTGTGGGTGCCGCCGCGAATCCACAGGATGCCCGGTGAGGGCGGCTGCACCGTCGGCAACGCCCTGGACCCGAAACCGTCACCGCACTGA